One segment of Primulina tabacum isolate GXHZ01 chromosome 14, ASM2559414v2, whole genome shotgun sequence DNA contains the following:
- the LOC142524856 gene encoding BRI1 kinase inhibitor 1-like — translation MEVQSEIERNTEEEGPNESKTFNPLSSTFSPNHEFSFTVSLHPQSKAPGRNKSSPSFDLSPADKIFFHGHLLPQHYLSNLPVFPRYSIDDSFDSFTLPIDGFSGENNSSSNTYTDQEYISIDHINPSASQESCSSVLQEEGVQVRREPRSFSILKWRKRRDEKKHDKGGQETDQKQQRKPKFNLSNVVKRYTRFINPFLSLRNRRMNPQFHGQTYSSFSGNLRVRNNKELSRGRRGVFSAPASMRNSPTNSGLLVASGIPTPSARDSTMEELQAAIQSAIAHCKKSIAA, via the coding sequence ATGGAAGTACAGTCTGAAATCGAAAGAAATACAGAAGAAGAAGGCCCTAATGAATCCAAAACATTCAATCCACTGTCATCAACATTCTCTCCCAACCATGAATTCTCCTTCACAGTCTCCCTCCATCCGCAGTCGAAAGCTCCGGGTAGAAACAAATCCAGCCCTTCATTTGACTTATCACCTGCAGATAAAATTTTCTTCCATGGCCATTTACTTCCTCAGCACTACCTCTCTAATCTCCCTGTCTTCCCGCGCTACTCCATCGATGATTCATTCGACAGTTTCACGCTCCCAATCGATGGATTTTCCGGAGAAAATAACTCCAGCTCCAATACTTACACCGACCAAGAATACATCAGCATTGATCATATCAATCCCAGCGCTAGCCAAGAAAGTTGCAGCAGCGTCTTGCAAGAAGAAGGGGTACAGGTACGAAGGGAACCAAGATCCTTTTCGATTTTGAAATGGAGAAAAAGGCGTGATGAGAAGAAACATGACAAGGGTGGTCAAGAAACAGATCAAAAACAGCAAAGGAAGCCCAAATTCAACTTAAGCAATGTCGTGAAAAGGTACACGAGATTCATAAATCCATTTCTTTCTTTAAGAAACAGGAGAATGAATCCTCAGTTCCACGGGCAAACTTATTCCTCATTTTCGGGGAACTTACGGGTAAGAAACAACAAGGAACtgagcagaggcaggagaggagTATTCTCAGCACCAGCTTCAATGAGAAATTCTCCTACAAATAGTGGCCTTTTGGTGGCAAGTGGAATTCCTACTCCTTCTGCAAGAGACAGTACCATGGAAGAATTACAGGCTGCAATTCAATCTGCAATTGCTCATTGCAAGAAATCCATTGCCGCATAA